The following are encoded in a window of Rhizobium sp. 11515TR genomic DNA:
- a CDS encoding endonuclease domain-containing protein has translation MRRDVPDRLRYFAKAMRSDATKAENMLWQALRRSQLEGFKFKRQVPIDGYILDFVCFEARLIVEVDGAQHAESIGDLARDAHFTKQGFRTLRVWNHEVTTNVEGVCLTILLELKNSGE, from the coding sequence ATGCGCCGCGACGTTCCAGATCGGTTGCGTTATTTCGCCAAAGCGATGCGCAGTGATGCCACCAAGGCTGAAAACATGCTTTGGCAGGCCTTGCGTCGAAGCCAGCTTGAGGGATTCAAATTCAAGCGACAGGTTCCGATCGATGGTTACATTCTCGATTTCGTATGTTTCGAGGCGCGGTTGATTGTCGAGGTCGATGGTGCGCAACATGCCGAAAGCATCGGGGATCTAGCCAGAGACGCACATTTCACGAAGCAGGGCTTTCGTACATTGCGGGTCTGGAACCACGAGGTCACGACGAATGTCGAGGGAGTTTGTTTGACAATTCTCCTGGAATTGAAAAATAGCGGAGAATGA
- the rnd gene encoding ribonuclease D codes for MIETTAQLEAACQELAKSEFITIDTEFLRETTFWPELCLIQMASPTTEVLVDPLAKGLDLAPFFELMANPSVLKVFHAARQDIEIIFHRGNLIPHPIFDTQVAAMVCGFGDSVSYDQLVSRIKNVHIDKSSRFTDWSRRPLSEKQLDYALADVTHLRDVYLSLKEQLKREGRASWLQEEMAILEARETYDLHPDDAWQRLKMRLRKPQELAVLKFVAAWREREARARNVPRARVLKDDAIYEIAQQQPKDSEALARLRTIPKGWERSAAGTAVLEAINAALALPKAEMPHPPRHQQAPEGTAAASELLKVLLKLIAEKHGVAPKVIANSDDLDKIAAEGEKADVAALTGWRRDLFGETALQLIQGQVALRFVGKRIETVAL; via the coding sequence ATGATCGAAACTACCGCCCAATTGGAGGCGGCCTGCCAAGAGCTGGCCAAGTCGGAATTCATTACCATCGATACGGAATTCCTGCGAGAAACGACCTTCTGGCCGGAACTGTGTTTGATACAGATGGCAAGCCCCACCACGGAAGTGCTGGTGGACCCGCTAGCCAAGGGGCTGGATCTGGCACCCTTCTTCGAACTGATGGCCAACCCGTCGGTTTTGAAGGTGTTTCATGCTGCGCGCCAGGATATCGAAATCATTTTCCATCGCGGCAATCTCATTCCGCATCCGATCTTCGATACGCAAGTTGCGGCGATGGTCTGCGGCTTCGGCGATTCGGTTTCCTACGATCAGCTCGTCAGCCGCATCAAGAATGTCCATATCGACAAATCCTCGCGTTTTACCGACTGGAGCCGGCGCCCGCTCTCGGAAAAGCAGCTGGACTACGCGCTCGCTGACGTGACCCATCTGCGCGACGTCTATCTCTCACTCAAGGAACAGCTCAAGCGCGAGGGCCGTGCCTCCTGGCTGCAGGAGGAGATGGCGATCCTCGAAGCGCGCGAGACCTATGACCTGCATCCCGACGATGCCTGGCAGCGGCTGAAGATGCGGCTGCGCAAACCCCAGGAACTGGCCGTCCTCAAATTCGTGGCCGCCTGGCGCGAACGCGAGGCTCGCGCACGCAACGTCCCACGCGCCCGCGTGCTGAAGGACGATGCGATCTATGAAATCGCGCAGCAGCAGCCGAAGGATAGCGAAGCGCTGGCGCGTCTGCGCACCATTCCGAAGGGTTGGGAACGCTCGGCAGCAGGAACCGCGGTGCTTGAAGCGATCAACGCGGCGCTGGCACTACCGAAGGCAGAAATGCCGCATCCGCCGCGCCATCAGCAGGCCCCCGAGGGCACGGCAGCGGCTTCCGAACTGTTGAAGGTCCTTTTGAAGCTGATTGCCGAAAAGCATGGCGTCGCCCCGAAGGTCATCGCCAACAGCGACGATCTCGACAAGATCGCCGCCGAGGGCGAGAAGGCCGATGTCGCCGCTCTGACTGGCTGGCGTCGAGATCTTTTCGGCGAAACTGCCCTGCAGCTGATCCAGGGTCAGGTGGCCCTGCGCTTCGTCGGCAAGCGGATCGAGACCGTCGCCCTCTAA